Proteins encoded in a region of the Candidatus Auribacterota bacterium genome:
- a CDS encoding tyrosine-type recombinase/integrase — protein sequence MTRPLRIHYPGAYYHVTCRGNERRSIFADEKDLSLFLEKLALSLEIYSVILLAYVCMRNHFHLIVKTPRGNLSECMRHFNISYTTAYNHRHHRSGHLYQGRYKAFLIDADNHLLAVSRYIHLDPARTRVAEGKSAEEKWRILMKYRWSSLQGYLSPGKRVRFPSCSEIVNYTGGDNVKGREGYRRYVQIGLGKGLENPLELGKGHEVVGENEFIKWVKSQDLKDVVQIALNTGMRRSEILQLKWEQVNIEQGYITVIKTKSGKQRIVPMNRTAGQTARTTARNVTARNVLINRPKNGIFIFCGMDNPNGAVWSGFDLAVKRAGLGRCRFHDLRHTFATKLVLSGVSLPVVKELLGHESITTTMRYAHPTPDSKRQAVEMQESQTAVSDRHDMDTSLIEAEKRLSVTRCD from the coding sequence ATGACGCGCCCCCTGAGGATCCACTATCCCGGTGCCTATTATCACGTCACCTGCCGTGGGAACGAGCGGCGTAGCATCTTCGCTGACGAAAAGGATCTATCCCTATTCCTGGAGAAGCTTGCCCTCTCCCTGGAGATATACAGTGTAATCCTCCTCGCGTACGTATGTATGAGGAATCATTTTCACCTTATCGTAAAAACGCCCCGGGGTAATCTTTCCGAGTGTATGCGTCATTTCAATATTTCATATACAACTGCATATAACCATCGGCACCACCGTTCGGGCCATCTCTATCAGGGAAGATATAAGGCATTTCTCATAGACGCTGACAACCACCTGCTCGCCGTGTCACGGTACATACATCTCGATCCTGCTCGCACAAGGGTAGCAGAGGGCAAGAGCGCGGAAGAGAAATGGCGCATTTTGATGAAGTATCGGTGGAGTAGTTTGCAAGGGTATCTTTCGCCAGGGAAAAGGGTCAGGTTTCCAAGCTGTAGTGAGATAGTAAACTATACCGGTGGGGATAATGTTAAGGGCAGAGAGGGATACCGGCGGTATGTGCAGATTGGATTAGGGAAGGGGTTGGAGAACCCGCTGGAATTGGGCAAAGGACATGAAGTGGTGGGGGAGAATGAATTTATCAAGTGGGTAAAGAGTCAAGATCTCAAGGATGTTGTACAGATCGCGTTGAATACCGGCATGAGGCGGAGCGAGATATTACAACTCAAGTGGGAGCAGGTTAATATCGAACAGGGCTATATCACGGTTATCAAAACAAAGAGCGGGAAGCAGCGGATAGTTCCCATGAACCGGACGGCCGGACAGACGGCCAGGACAACGGCCAGGAATGTAACGGCCAGGAATGTATTGATAAACAGGCCTAAAAATGGCATATTTATCTTTTGCGGGATGGACAATCCGAATGGCGCGGTCTGGTCTGGATTCGACCTTGCTGTTAAGAGAGCCGGATTAGGACGGTGCAGGTTTCATGATCTGAGGCATACCTTTGCAACTAAGCTTGTGCTTTCCGGAGTAAGCCTGCCTGTAGTGAAAGAGCTTTTAGGGCATGAGTCGATAACTACTACAATGAGATACGCTCATCCTACGCCGGATAGCAAACGTCAAGCGGTGGAGATGCAGGAGTCACAAACGGCGGTTTCCGATAGACACGATATGGACACCAGCCTTATAGAAGCCGAAAAGAGATTATCTGTAACTCGTTGCGATTGA